Proteins encoded in a region of the Flavobacterium sp. MDT1-60 genome:
- a CDS encoding ATP-binding protein gives MIVNDKNIDSLLAEIESLKERLDESNNIIDAIKEGDVDALVVNTNGTPQLYSLETADYTYRLLIEKFRQGALSITKNGLILYCNDFFAKLVNIPSEKIIGNYIQEYFDNASQFVTLIETLKYGLSTHEIFFRTNGTENTFPAYISLTDLEPSVDAIGIVVIDLTEKKKHEEALLKHQQELEGKINELNRINSNLEEFIHVISHDLKEPLRKIVMHNGKIDGTYLNGVDARSMEIIKLSVLRLNSLVDDLVQYSSHTAQEERTEINLATVISEVLEDLEVTITDKNAEIKIGKLLVIKASRVQMRQLFSNLISNAIKYCKTDKPPVIQIYQADNLDVELPNQNSKFVKIQIKDNGIGMESGHLLKIFTIFQRLHARNEYSGNGIGLAICKKIMENHSGNITVESTLNEGTTFNLYFPIV, from the coding sequence TTGATAGTAAACGATAAAAATATAGACTCTTTATTAGCCGAAATTGAATCATTAAAGGAAAGACTTGATGAATCAAACAATATTATTGATGCTATAAAAGAAGGAGATGTTGATGCCCTGGTCGTCAACACCAACGGAACGCCGCAGCTTTATTCGCTTGAAACGGCCGATTATACCTATAGGCTGCTTATAGAGAAATTCAGGCAGGGTGCCCTGAGTATTACCAAAAATGGCCTGATCTTATATTGCAACGATTTTTTTGCAAAACTGGTCAATATTCCTTCAGAAAAAATCATTGGAAATTACATACAGGAATATTTCGATAATGCCTCGCAATTTGTAACGCTTATTGAAACCTTAAAATACGGCCTTAGCACGCACGAAATCTTTTTTAGGACTAATGGTACCGAAAATACTTTTCCGGCCTATATATCGCTCACAGATCTTGAACCTTCTGTAGATGCGATTGGAATCGTCGTAATCGATTTGACCGAAAAGAAAAAACACGAAGAAGCCTTACTCAAACATCAGCAGGAACTCGAAGGCAAAATCAACGAGCTGAACCGAATCAACAGCAATCTCGAAGAATTCATTCACGTGATTTCGCACGATTTAAAAGAACCGCTGCGCAAAATCGTCATGCACAACGGAAAAATTGACGGCACCTATTTAAACGGGGTTGACGCCAGATCGATGGAGATCATAAAATTATCCGTTTTGCGACTCAATTCGCTTGTAGATGATTTGGTGCAATACTCGTCGCATACCGCGCAGGAAGAACGTACCGAAATTAATTTGGCCACCGTCATTTCTGAAGTACTAGAAGATCTGGAAGTTACGATCACTGACAAAAATGCCGAAATAAAAATCGGAAAACTGCTCGTAATAAAAGCATCCAGAGTGCAAATGCGCCAGCTTTTCTCGAATTTAATATCCAACGCCATTAAATACTGCAAGACAGACAAACCTCCGGTGATACAAATTTATCAGGCCGACAATTTAGACGTTGAATTACCAAATCAAAATAGTAAATTTGTCAAGATTCAGATCAAAGACAACGGTATTGGAATGGAGTCCGGCCATCTTCTTAAGATTTTTACGATTTTTCAGCGCCTGCATGCCCGAAACGAGTATTCAGGAAACGGTATTGGCCTCGCGATTTGCAAGAAGATTATGGAAAACCACTCCGGAAACATCACAGTTGAAAGTACACTGAACGAAGGGACAACATTTAATCTTTACTTTCCAATTGTATAA
- a CDS encoding response regulator has translation MPQKNLHIIIAEDDEDDADVICEIFHNNPNFGKVSLVANGEELLHFLKDAANENPDVILTDINMPILNGIEALQEILNHNDLKNIPCFVYSTSINPSYKQKCDVLGVKGYLIKPYSYEAFAEIPKTILSSIEE, from the coding sequence ATGCCGCAAAAAAACCTCCATATCATCATAGCCGAAGATGACGAAGATGATGCTGATGTAATCTGTGAAATCTTTCACAACAACCCCAATTTCGGAAAAGTAAGTCTCGTAGCCAATGGCGAAGAACTCCTCCATTTCCTAAAAGATGCGGCCAACGAAAACCCCGACGTAATCCTGACGGATATTAACATGCCCATACTCAACGGCATCGAAGCCCTGCAGGAAATTTTAAACCACAACGACCTCAAAAATATTCCCTGCTTTGTCTATTCCACGAGTATAAATCCTTCATACAAACAAAAATGCGATGTACTGGGCGTAAAAGGTTATCTCATTAAGCCTTACTCCTACGAGGCTTTCGCCGAAATCCCGAAGACGATTTTAAGTAGTATTGAAGAGTGA
- a CDS encoding helicase-related protein — MSTKFFTNKDTNSLINKFEGVFKNQNVHYFDALIGYFRASGYFNLRPFLENVPEIRILVGINVDDLSAEAQKKGQLYLENRNKTKEEYLNFVAEDISKASYKKEIEEGIIQFIEDIISKKVIIKAHGKRALHAKIYIFRPNPFNEHTNGSVITGSSNLTEAGLGTNNASNYEFNVLLKDHEDVLFATKEFEELWSEATELLPIDVKGLKKKTYLNEDITPYEVYLKMLIEYFGDAIIRDKISGKDLPEGYTNLQYQGDAVAEGYYKLMKHNGFILADVVGLGKTIIATRIIKKYIEKNGYNTKVLIVYPNALEVNWKTTVKDFGLTNYIQFISNGSLHKIIDGDNANYHNPEDFDLIVVDEAHKFRTSNSNMYGLLELICKTPRVTVGNDIDRKKKVILISATPLNNKPDDIANQIYLFQDARKSTIEGVPNLQSFFSNKAEEYKNLYKIKDQDELIRKVKEIYLPIRDKIFTELVIRRTRADIKNIKRYNDDVTAQGMSFPEVKDPKKIEYAFDDKLEVLFFETISKLVEDLGYYRYRAVEFISDEHADLYDNAQLISRQLSMIMKTQMVKRLESSFFAFKSSLNRFCISNQRMINMFENNKIFIAPDLDINKLYEDGKEDNIEAIIEKLNENSPNNNTYKASDFDPQLLEGLKRDQELLDNLLSQWNFVNYDPKTAKFIESLNETLLETNNLEKKLVIFSESKETVNYLAGELEKAGRKDVLAISAQNHKQKFNTIRKNFDANYPDKHENDYNIIISTEVLAEGINLHRSNVILNYDIPWNATRLMQRIGRVNRIGTKAKEILVYNFYPTAQSNSLIELNEKALKKLQGFHSAFGEDNKIYSEKEELIESTLGDLQPKEEVDERLQYLEIVRELFNDNHKEYKRLKDLPLKSRVGRLMIYRIGLEK, encoded by the coding sequence ATGTCAACAAAGTTTTTTACAAATAAAGATACTAACAGCCTAATTAATAAGTTTGAAGGAGTCTTTAAAAATCAGAACGTTCATTATTTTGATGCGCTAATTGGCTATTTTAGAGCTTCAGGGTATTTCAATTTAAGACCTTTCTTAGAAAATGTGCCTGAAATAAGAATCTTAGTTGGTATTAATGTTGATGACTTATCTGCAGAAGCACAAAAAAAAGGACAATTATATCTTGAAAATAGGAATAAGACAAAGGAAGAATATCTAAATTTTGTTGCAGAGGATATATCTAAGGCATCTTATAAAAAAGAAATAGAAGAGGGAATTATTCAATTTATAGAAGATATTATTTCTAAAAAGGTGATAATTAAAGCTCATGGTAAAAGAGCCTTACATGCTAAAATTTATATATTTCGACCAAATCCTTTTAATGAACACACTAACGGCAGTGTTATAACTGGTTCTTCTAATTTAACAGAAGCTGGCTTAGGAACTAATAACGCTTCAAACTATGAATTTAATGTTCTTTTAAAAGACCATGAAGATGTTCTTTTTGCTACAAAAGAGTTTGAAGAACTTTGGAGTGAAGCAACTGAATTACTGCCGATTGATGTCAAAGGATTAAAAAAGAAAACTTATCTAAACGAAGATATAACACCATATGAAGTTTATCTTAAAATGCTTATTGAGTACTTTGGTGATGCGATAATCAGAGATAAGATTTCAGGAAAAGACTTACCAGAAGGATATACCAACTTACAGTATCAAGGTGATGCAGTTGCAGAAGGATATTATAAATTAATGAAACACAACGGTTTTATATTGGCCGATGTAGTTGGTTTAGGAAAAACAATTATTGCTACGAGAATAATAAAAAAATATATTGAGAAAAATGGATACAACACTAAGGTTCTGATTGTCTATCCAAATGCTCTCGAAGTTAACTGGAAAACTACAGTTAAAGATTTTGGATTGACAAATTATATTCAATTTATTTCAAATGGTAGTTTGCATAAAATTATTGATGGAGATAATGCTAATTATCATAATCCAGAAGATTTTGATCTAATTGTTGTAGATGAAGCTCATAAATTTAGGACTTCAAATTCTAATATGTACGGCTTATTAGAATTGATTTGCAAAACTCCAAGAGTAACAGTGGGTAATGATATTGATAGAAAGAAAAAAGTAATCCTTATCTCAGCAACGCCTTTAAATAATAAACCTGATGATATTGCCAATCAGATTTATTTATTTCAGGATGCAAGGAAATCAACTATTGAAGGAGTTCCAAACTTGCAATCTTTCTTTTCAAATAAAGCAGAAGAATATAAAAATCTCTACAAAATAAAAGATCAGGATGAACTAATTAGAAAAGTAAAAGAAATTTATCTTCCAATTAGAGATAAAATATTCACTGAATTAGTAATTCGTAGAACAAGGGCAGATATTAAAAACATAAAACGTTATAACGATGATGTTACTGCTCAAGGAATGTCCTTTCCGGAAGTAAAAGATCCTAAAAAAATTGAATATGCTTTTGATGATAAATTAGAAGTGTTGTTTTTTGAAACCATAAGTAAATTGGTTGAAGATTTAGGATATTACAGATATAGAGCAGTGGAGTTTATTAGTGATGAGCACGCTGATTTATATGATAATGCGCAATTGATTTCTAGACAACTTTCGATGATTATGAAGACCCAAATGGTCAAACGTTTGGAAAGTAGTTTTTTTGCATTTAAGAGCTCATTAAATCGTTTTTGTATTTCCAATCAACGTATGATTAACATGTTTGAAAACAACAAAATATTTATTGCACCTGATTTAGATATTAACAAACTATATGAAGATGGTAAGGAAGACAATATAGAAGCCATTATAGAAAAACTGAATGAGAATTCTCCAAATAACAATACTTATAAAGCTTCTGATTTTGACCCTCAATTATTGGAAGGTCTAAAAAGAGACCAAGAATTATTAGATAATTTATTGAGTCAATGGAATTTTGTTAACTATGATCCAAAAACGGCGAAATTTATAGAATCTCTTAATGAAACATTATTAGAAACTAATAACCTTGAAAAGAAATTAGTAATTTTTTCCGAAAGTAAAGAAACGGTAAACTATTTAGCAGGAGAATTAGAAAAAGCAGGAAGAAAAGATGTATTGGCAATCAGTGCTCAAAACCACAAACAAAAGTTCAATACCATTCGAAAAAACTTTGATGCTAATTATCCAGACAAGCACGAAAACGATTATAATATTATAATTTCTACTGAAGTATTGGCGGAAGGAATCAACTTACATCGTTCTAACGTAATTCTAAATTATGACATTCCTTGGAATGCCACTCGATTAATGCAACGTATTGGTCGCGTCAATCGTATTGGTACAAAAGCAAAAGAAATTTTGGTCTATAACTTTTATCCAACAGCACAATCCAATAGCTTAATTGAATTAAACGAAAAAGCATTAAAAAAGCTACAAGGTTTTCACTCCGCTTTTGGGGAAGACAACAAAATATATTCAGAGAAAGAAGAATTAATTGAAAGTACTTTGGGCGACTTACAGCCCAAAGAAGAAGTGGACGAGCGTTTACAATATCTTGAAATAGTTCGCGAATTGTTTAACGACAATCATAAAGAATACAAACGATTAAAAGATTTACCATTAAAAAGCCGTGTAGGGCGTTTAATGATTTATCGCATTGGATTGGAGAAATAA
- a CDS encoding RidA family protein, with the protein MEKHITNPWKWQDERSYVQAVEVKQPAGTLYVSGQAAVNADGTSSTEDMKSQIILALQNLETVVTQAGYEPNGIVRLTIYTTSAAEFWPHFSLFQDWIAKHGIKQATSLMEVKSLFETLKIEFEATVVK; encoded by the coding sequence ATGGAAAAACACATCACAAATCCGTGGAAATGGCAGGACGAGCGCAGTTATGTTCAGGCTGTCGAAGTAAAACAACCAGCAGGAACCTTATATGTTTCCGGTCAGGCTGCAGTGAATGCTGACGGAACCTCAAGCACCGAAGATATGAAATCTCAAATCATTTTGGCGCTGCAAAATCTGGAAACGGTCGTTACCCAGGCAGGATACGAACCTAACGGAATTGTCAGACTCACTATTTATACGACTTCGGCAGCGGAGTTTTGGCCTCATTTTTCGCTTTTTCAGGATTGGATTGCCAAACACGGCATTAAACAAGCTACCTCTTTAATGGAAGTTAAAAGTCTTTTTGAAACGCTAAAAATAGAATTTGAAGCTACGGTTGTAAAGTAA
- a CDS encoding Crp/Fnr family transcriptional regulator, which produces MHEKLRQHIEKIVPLTADEFAFISTHFTTKKFKKHQFIIQEGDTVRYCYFVISGLLKLVHTDNGGKPHIVSFAMEDWWESDYYAFFTQTEATLSLECLEDTEVLCCTLEDYNNLCDGLQKMQRFFLEKANFGFLGSQRRIISWLTSNSKERYEQLLKQYPSLMQRVPKSLIASYLGISRETLSRLSA; this is translated from the coding sequence ATGCACGAAAAATTAAGGCAACATATCGAAAAAATAGTACCTCTTACAGCTGATGAGTTTGCGTTTATAAGCACCCATTTTACCACTAAAAAATTTAAGAAACACCAATTTATTATACAGGAAGGCGATACGGTCCGGTATTGTTATTTTGTAATTTCCGGGCTTTTAAAACTCGTTCATACAGATAATGGAGGAAAACCGCACATTGTTTCTTTTGCAATGGAAGATTGGTGGGAAAGTGATTATTACGCCTTTTTTACGCAGACGGAAGCCACATTATCCTTAGAATGTTTAGAAGATACCGAAGTTTTGTGCTGTACGCTAGAAGATTATAATAACCTTTGCGACGGCCTCCAGAAAATGCAGCGCTTCTTTCTCGAAAAAGCCAATTTTGGTTTTCTGGGTTCACAACGCCGTATTATTTCATGGTTGACTTCCAACTCCAAAGAGCGTTACGAACAATTGCTCAAACAATATCCGTCGCTAATGCAGCGCGTTCCCAAAAGTTTGATTGCCTCTTATTTGGGGATTTCGCGTGAAACTTTAAGCCGTTTATCAGCTTAG
- a CDS encoding transposase, which yields MKKFQNKYRIPSARLENWDYGANGAYFITICTDKMQHYFGEIFEREMQLNELGKLAHDLWQEITNQFPYVELGNFVIMPNHMHGILIINKSASVMTRLNDNKTVETRFIASPPENADPNSQLNNNDVAPQLSNNENAKTRIMDNETVETRFIASPPENADPNSQLNNNDVDPQLSNNENAKTRIMDNETAKTRFIASPPENADPNPQLNNNDIDPRLIDNEIVGTQIMDNETVQTRLIASVLDPRLIDHEIRICKGGIAGDKNPMLNENISRIIRWYKGRCSFEMRKIHADFKWHSRFHDHIIRNSKSFDTIQTYIENNPSKWGEDKFHK from the coding sequence ATGAAAAAATTTCAGAATAAATATCGCATTCCATCAGCCAGATTAGAAAATTGGGATTATGGTGCAAATGGTGCCTATTTTATCACAATATGTACGGATAAGATGCAGCATTATTTTGGGGAGATTTTTGAACGTGAAATGCAATTGAATGAATTGGGAAAATTAGCCCACGATTTATGGCAGGAGATTACCAATCAATTTCCATATGTCGAATTAGGAAATTTTGTAATCATGCCCAATCACATGCATGGAATATTAATTATCAATAAATCTGCATCCGTAATGACGCGATTAAATGATAATAAAACCGTAGAGACGCGATTCATCGCGTCTCCTCCCGAAAATGCAGATCCAAATTCGCAATTAAATAATAATGATGTAGCCCCACAATTAAGTAATAACGAAAATGCAAAGACGCGAATAATGGATAATGAAACCGTAGAGACGCGATTCATCGCGTCTCCTCCCGAAAATGCAGATCCAAATTCGCAATTAAATAATAATGATGTAGATCCACAATTAAGTAATAATGAAAATGCAAAGACGCGAATAATGGATAATGAAACCGCAAAGACGCGATTCATCGCGTCTCCTCCAGAAAACGCAGATCCAAATCCGCAATTAAATAATAATGATATAGATCCGCGATTAATTGATAATGAAATTGTTGGGACGCAAATAATGGATAATGAAACCGTACAGACGCGATTAATCGCGTCTGTACTAGATCCGCGATTAATTGATCATGAAATACGCATATGCAAGGGCGGGATTGCAGGAGATAAAAATCCAATGCTAAATGAAAATATATCGCGTATTATTCGATGGTATAAAGGCAGGTGTAGTTTTGAAATGCGTAAAATTCATGCTGATTTTAAGTGGCATTCCAGATTTCATGATCATATTATCAGAAATTCTAAATCATTTGATACTATTCAGACCTATATAGAAAACAACCCTTCCAAATGGGGAGAAGATAAATTTCATAAATAA
- the metQ gene encoding methionine ABC transporter substrate-binding lipoprotein MetQ → MISRTNFLKLTGIIALSLVVANCGKSKNNDPHYIKVGVASGPELKVAEAAKKVAKEKYGLEVELVSFNDYVIPNEALSQGDIDANAFQHKPYLDEQSKQRGYKLAIIGKTFIYPIAAYSKKIKSLSELKNESTIIIPNDPTNGGRSLLLLEKNGLLKLRAGVGLLPKVTDIISNPKNLKILELEAPQLPRALDDQNVSIAIINNTFASQAGLVPSRDALFVEDKDSPYVNLVVSREDNKNEEKVKQFLQAFQSAAVEQAAVREFKGGAVKGW, encoded by the coding sequence ATGATTAGTAGAACAAATTTTTTAAAATTAACTGGAATTATTGCCTTATCACTTGTTGTTGCCAATTGCGGAAAAAGTAAAAATAATGATCCACATTATATTAAAGTGGGTGTAGCTTCAGGACCAGAATTGAAAGTAGCAGAGGCTGCTAAAAAAGTCGCTAAAGAAAAATACGGACTTGAGGTTGAATTGGTTTCTTTTAACGATTATGTAATTCCGAACGAAGCGTTGAGCCAGGGCGATATTGATGCCAATGCTTTTCAGCACAAACCTTATTTGGATGAGCAGTCTAAACAACGGGGTTACAAATTAGCCATAATTGGAAAAACATTTATTTATCCGATTGCGGCCTATTCTAAAAAAATAAAAAGTCTTTCTGAATTGAAAAACGAAAGCACGATCATTATTCCAAATGATCCAACAAACGGAGGGCGTTCGTTACTACTTTTGGAAAAAAACGGTTTATTAAAATTGCGTGCAGGAGTTGGTTTATTACCAAAAGTGACAGATATTATAAGTAATCCCAAAAATCTAAAAATATTAGAATTAGAAGCGCCTCAATTGCCTCGTGCTTTAGACGATCAAAATGTTTCGATTGCTATTATCAACAACACTTTTGCTTCTCAGGCCGGTTTGGTTCCTTCACGTGATGCCTTGTTTGTAGAAGATAAAGATTCTCCGTATGTAAATCTGGTGGTAAGCCGTGAAGACAATAAAAATGAGGAAAAGGTAAAACAGTTTCTTCAGGCCTTTCAATCTGCAGCAGTAGAGCAGGCAGCTGTTCGCGAATTTAAAGGCGGGGCTGTGAAGGGGTGGTAA
- a CDS encoding methionine ABC transporter permease MetI, with protein sequence MSESIIELLLKGTWETIIMTFLSGFFGFLLGLPTGILLFLTRKNQILEQPVLNRIVSILVNIFRSIPFIILIVWMIPFTRAIVGTSIGVSAALVPLSIGAAPFIARLVENSLLSLPSGLIEAARALGATPFQIVYKVLLPEALPSLINAASITLITLVGYSAMGGAVGAGGLGQVGYQYGYIGYDAVTMNSVLALLVILVFLIQFAGDTLSKRFDHR encoded by the coding sequence ATGTCTGAATCCATTATTGAATTATTATTAAAAGGAACCTGGGAAACGATCATCATGACGTTTTTGTCTGGCTTTTTTGGTTTTCTGCTAGGACTTCCAACAGGTATTTTGCTTTTCCTTACCCGAAAAAATCAAATATTAGAACAACCCGTTTTAAATAGAATAGTATCTATTTTGGTGAATATATTCCGTTCTATACCCTTCATTATATTAATCGTCTGGATGATTCCGTTTACCCGCGCGATTGTCGGAACCTCTATTGGTGTCAGTGCGGCATTGGTTCCGCTAAGTATAGGGGCAGCACCGTTTATTGCACGATTGGTAGAGAATAGTCTTTTAAGCTTGCCATCCGGATTAATTGAAGCCGCAAGAGCTTTAGGCGCAACACCTTTTCAAATTGTATACAAAGTATTATTGCCGGAAGCTTTGCCTTCTTTGATAAACGCAGCATCCATTACTTTAATTACACTTGTAGGTTACTCTGCAATGGGCGGAGCAGTAGGAGCGGGCGGTTTAGGACAAGTGGGCTATCAGTACGGTTATATTGGTTATGATGCTGTAACTATGAATTCGGTATTAGCTTTACTTGTGATTCTGGTGTTTCTTATTCAGTTTGCCGGCGACACTTTATCAAAACGATTTGATCACAGATAG
- the metN gene encoding methionine ABC transporter ATP-binding protein MetN, which produces MIELKNVSKTFHQKDRIVSALSDVSLKVPPGKIFGVIGTSGAGKSTLIRCVNLLERPTSGEIIVDGKSLIQLSNAQLAIERRQIGMIFQHFNLLSSRTVFENIAFPLELAGTSKTTIKERVLELLQLVGLTEKANDYPASLSGGQKQRVAIARTLANNPKVLLCDEATSALDPATTRSILNLLKDINRRLNITILLITHQMEVVKSICDEVAVISHGKLIEQGSVGEIFADPKHELTREFIASSLHLDIPAVYLERLQKEDGENLNPLLRLEMTGKSVNEPVISEVSRLFDTNFKIISAQMDQAGEVNFGIMLIELSGKRENYKAAIEYFISKHIKTEIIGYV; this is translated from the coding sequence ATGATTGAATTAAAAAACGTCAGCAAAACTTTTCATCAGAAAGACCGAATTGTTTCGGCTTTATCAGATGTTTCGCTTAAGGTTCCGCCCGGGAAAATTTTTGGTGTAATCGGAACTTCGGGAGCAGGAAAAAGTACTTTAATCCGATGCGTTAATTTACTGGAAAGACCCACTTCGGGAGAGATTATTGTGGATGGAAAATCCCTGATACAATTATCAAATGCCCAGCTTGCTATTGAAAGAAGACAAATCGGAATGATTTTTCAGCATTTTAATTTACTTTCCTCCAGAACAGTCTTTGAGAATATTGCTTTTCCGTTGGAATTAGCGGGAACTTCAAAAACAACAATTAAAGAAAGAGTTTTAGAATTACTTCAATTGGTTGGTTTAACCGAAAAAGCAAATGATTATCCGGCAAGCCTTTCGGGAGGACAAAAACAAAGGGTTGCCATAGCCAGAACATTAGCCAATAATCCAAAAGTTTTATTGTGTGATGAAGCAACCAGTGCGCTTGATCCTGCGACTACGAGATCTATTCTGAATTTACTGAAAGATATTAATCGCCGACTTAATATTACGATTTTACTGATTACGCACCAGATGGAAGTTGTAAAATCAATTTGTGATGAAGTAGCGGTAATTAGTCACGGAAAATTAATAGAGCAGGGAAGTGTGGGCGAAATTTTTGCCGATCCAAAACACGAACTGACAAGGGAATTTATTGCCTCTTCTTTACATCTTGATATTCCTGCTGTTTATCTGGAAAGATTACAAAAAGAGGATGGCGAAAACTTAAATCCGCTATTAAGACTTGAAATGACAGGAAAGTCAGTAAATGAGCCTGTAATATCTGAAGTTTCGCGATTGTTTGATACTAATTTTAAAATCATTAGTGCCCAAATGGATCAGGCAGGCGAGGTTAATTTTGGAATTATGCTGATCGAGTTATCCGGTAAACGGGAAAACTACAAGGCGGCAATCGAATATTTTATATCAAAACATATTAAAACAGAAATCATAGGTTATGTCTGA